The Coffea arabica cultivar ET-39 chromosome 8e, Coffea Arabica ET-39 HiFi, whole genome shotgun sequence genome window below encodes:
- the LOC113703519 gene encoding uncharacterized protein, which translates to MEVPNTMWGFRSSSTLASIFLLLSVAVNFSVNHVSAAKQFQNETDRLALLEFKKQIYDDPFGVLNSWNHSQHHCQWEGVTCSTRHQRVIALTLRHKQLSGTISPHVGNLSFMRFIQLPENQFHGEIPQEFGRLFRLRVLNLSSNAISGKIPANLSYCAELVTISLTGNKLEGKIPIDQLSSLKKLEYFNLRTNNLTGEIPSSIGNLSLLIGLALDFNNLEGKLPLEMGLLKRLVQLFLGENKLSGIIPASIFNSSAITVISVAGNSFHGNLPITLPNLEALGVGGNKFYGNFPISITNASGLEVLDLSSNKFAGQIPTNLGDLTQLNFLSLSDNLFGSNSIGDLGFIGSLTNCSNLRILSLSINKFGSNIPRVMSNLSNQLTELYLGGNQLSGTIPEGFGNFVNLYILSLESNSLSGVIPRDIGKLQNLQHLRFGNNQFSGQIVSTLCNATTLYLLDLSTNQFEGGNILDNVLINCQNLQYLDISQNNFTGIISPHFLETHSSLIAMGLSENSFTGSLPPEVGKLVHLVNFSVSHNQLAGAIPISLADCSDLENLYMEANFFQGTIPPNLASWKSIQQLDLSSNNLTGPIPKELEKLQYLRYLNLFYNDIEGEIPKTGIFSNASQISLIGNNKLCGGIPELEFPPCPVIKGKNRGKLKVIILLSIVLPATLLVLGALLLYFLVYHKGERSMVAGFSSMPPRIDELLRLSYHELLRATSGFSPENLIGSGNFGFVYKGRLEKNGNKLVAVKVLDLQKNGASKSFKAECKALRNIRHRNLVSIVSYCSSIDSKGDEFKALVYELMENGNLDLWLHPSETTDQATSSRSLNLLQKLNIGIDVASALQYLHDHCEAEIVHCDLKPSNILLDNDLVAHVGDFGLARLLPKPINTSSEQGTSSSIAIKGSIGYAAPVTIIYNLFMGKMLLNCAQKVWNGSCGINSGGCLQLRHSFARNDYRKEANR; encoded by the exons ATGGAAGTTCCCAATACCATGTGGGGATTTCGCTCATCATCAACATTAGCGAGCATTTTTCTCCTACTCTCAGTTGCCGTGAACTTTTCAGTAAACCATGTTTCAGCTgctaaacaatttcaaaatgaGACCGATCGACTTGCTCTGCTTGAATTCAAGAAGCAGATATATGATGACCCGTTTGGAGTCCTGAATTCCTGGAACCATTCACAGCACCATTGCCAGTGGGAAGGAGTCACCTGTAGTACTCGACATCAGAGGGTCATAGCCTTGACTCTACGGCATAAGCAGTTGTCTGGAACCATATCTCCTCATGTCGGAAATCTAAGCTTCATGAGGTTCATCCAACTTCCGGAGAATCAATTCCACGGAGAGATTCCCCAAGAATTCGGTCGCCTCTTCAGGCTGAGAGTCTTGAACCTATCAAGTAACGCAATCAGTGGAAAAATCCCAGCAAACCTGAGCTACTGCGCAGAGTTGGTAACTATTAGCCTAACGGGGAACAAGCTAGAAGGGAAAATTCCGATTGATCAGCTAAGCAGTCTGAAGAAGCTTGAATATTTTAACCTTCGCACAAACAATTTGACAGGAGAGATTCCCTCCTCCATTGGTAACTTATCGTTATTGATTGGACTCGCTCTCGACTTCAACAACCTGGAGGGAAAGCTGCCTCTAGAGATGGGGCTCTTGAAAAGGTTGGTTCAATtatttcttggagaaaataaACTATCTGGTATAATCCCTGCCTCCATCTTTAATAGTTCAGCCATTACTGTCATTTCAGTGGCCGGCAATTCCTTTCATGGCAATCTCCCAATCACCTTACCAAATCTGGAAGCATTAGGTGTTGGGGGAAACAAGTTCTATGGAAACTTTCCAATTTCAATCACCAATGCTTCGGGGCTTGAGGTACTTGATCTTTCCAGCAATAAGTTTGCCGGCCAAATTCCGACTAATTTAGGAGATCTGACACAACTTAATTTTTTATCTCTTAGTGATAATCTCTTCGGCAGTAATTCTATAGGCGACTTGGGTTTTATTGGATCACTGACCAACTGCAGTAATCTAAGAATCCTTTCCCTGAGTATCAATAAATTTGGAAGTAATATACCTAGAGTCATGTCCAATCTCTCAAATCAACTCACTGAATTGTACTTGGGGGGAAATCAACTGTCAGGAACTATTCCAGAAGGGTTTGGAAATTTTGTCAACCTATATATCCTTAGCCTTGAATCCAACTCTCTTTCTGGGGTCATTCCAAGAGATATTGGCAAATTACAAAATTTGCAACATCTGCGTTTTGGCAATAATCAATTTTCAGGACAGATAGTCTCTACCCTATGTAACGCCACCACTCTATACCTTCTGGACTTGTCAACCAACCAGTTTGAAGGGGGCAATATACTTGACAATGTTCTTATAAACTGTCAAAATTTGCAATATCTTGATATAtctcaaaacaacttcactggAATTATATCACCACATTTTTTGGAGACGCACTCATCACTGATTGCTATGGGATTAAGTGAAAATTCTTTCACTGGTTCTCTGCCTCCTGAAGTTGGAAAGCTTGTACATTTGGTGAATTTCTCGGTTTCCCACAACCAACTTGCTGGAGCTATACCCATCTCACTTGCTGACTGTTCAGATCTGGAGAATCTTTATATGGAAGCCAATTTTTTCCAAGGAACAATTCCACCAAATTTGGCTTCTTGGAAGAGCATCCAGCAATTAGACCTTTCAAGTAACAATTTGACAGGACCAATACCAAAGGAACTTGAGAAGCTTCAATATTTGAGGTACTTAAACCTTTTCTACAACGACATCGAGGGCGAGATACCAAAAACAGGGATTTTCAGTAATGCAAGCCAAATATCATTGATTGGCAACAACAAACTCTGTGGAGGCATTCCAGAATTGGAGTTCCCTCCTTGCCCAGTGATTAAGgggaaaaacagaggaaagcTGAAGGTTATCATATTGCTGTCCATTGTTTTACCAGCAACGCTTCTGGTTCTTGGTGCATTGTTGTTATATTTCTTGGTATATCATAAAGGAGAAAGAAGCATGGTGGCAGGATTCTCTAGCATGCCCCCAAGAATCGATGAGCTCTTACGGCTTTCTTACCATGAACTTCTTCGTGCAACTTCTGGATTTTCTCCAGAAAACTTAATTGGTTCAGGAAATTTTGGATTTGTCTACAAAGGAAGGCTAGAAAAAAATGGCAACAAGCTTGTAGCAGTCAAAGTTCTTGATCTTCAGAAGAATGGGGCTTCGAAAAGTTTTAAGGCCGAGTGCAAAGCATTAAGAAATATTCGCCATAGAAACCTCGTTTCTATCGTGAGTTATTGCTCCAGTATTGATTCCAAGGGTGATGAATTCAAAGCTCTAGTCTATGAGttgatggaaaatggaaatctGGACCTGTGGCTGCATCCTTCAGAGACAACTGATCAGGCAACAAGCTCAAGAAGTCTTAATCTTCTTCAGAAGCTAAATATTGGAATTGATGTGGCTTCAGCATTGCAATATCTTCACGACCACTGCGAAGCTGAGATTGTTCACTGTGATCTAAAACCAAGTAACATTCTTCTTGACAATGATCTTGTTGCTCATGTGGGTGATTTTGGATTGGCAAGGCTTCTCCCAAAACCCATCAACACGTCTTCCGAGCAAGGAACCAGCAGTAGCATTGCCATAAAAGGATCGATCGGTTATGCAGCTCCAGTAACTATAATTTACAACCTTTTTATGGGCAAGATGTTACTTAATTGTGCACAGAA AGTATGGAATGGGTCTTGCGGCATCAACTCAGGGGGATGTCTACAGCTACGGCATTCTTTTGCTAGAAATGATTACAGGAAGGAGGCCAACAGATGA